Proteins from a genomic interval of Oceanicoccus sp. KOV_DT_Chl:
- a CDS encoding MFS transporter — protein MPTVKSYPHPSKAWYMVVVLFIAYTFSAIDRQILTLLVEPVRADLQLSDFEISLLQGFAFSLLFAVVGLPLGRLADVRNRRSIIACGISFWCMMTAACGLSNTYWQLFLARMGVGVGEASLSPAASSLIADSFAPEKRAMAYSVYHLGYPIGGGLALIIGGLVLSALDGVEQVNLGWAGEFRAWQLAFIIVGLPGLLIAGLMFSFREPARQDRLHCQEGQSVELSVLWHFIRQRWQAFGAHLSSVSFLGMLAIGTAIWYPTFLIRTYDMSASEAGYSFGLVMGFCGTAGVLCGVG, from the coding sequence ATGCCGACTGTGAAAAGCTACCCGCATCCATCTAAAGCTTGGTATATGGTGGTAGTGCTTTTTATAGCCTATACATTTTCTGCGATCGATAGACAAATACTCACGTTGCTAGTGGAGCCTGTGCGAGCAGATCTTCAGTTAAGCGATTTTGAAATTAGTTTATTACAAGGCTTTGCATTCTCATTGTTATTTGCAGTTGTTGGCCTCCCACTGGGGCGCTTAGCAGACGTTCGCAATCGCCGTAGCATCATTGCCTGTGGGATTAGTTTTTGGTGCATGATGACCGCTGCTTGCGGCCTCTCAAACACTTATTGGCAATTATTCCTCGCACGAATGGGGGTCGGCGTGGGTGAAGCATCCTTAAGCCCTGCAGCATCTTCACTGATTGCTGACAGCTTTGCGCCAGAAAAACGCGCCATGGCTTATAGCGTTTATCATCTTGGGTATCCAATTGGTGGCGGTCTTGCTCTGATTATTGGCGGTCTGGTTCTCAGTGCACTGGATGGTGTTGAGCAAGTCAATTTAGGATGGGCAGGTGAGTTTCGAGCTTGGCAACTGGCTTTTATTATTGTTGGGCTACCTGGGTTATTAATAGCAGGCTTAATGTTCAGCTTTCGAGAACCTGCGCGCCAGGATCGTCTTCATTGTCAAGAAGGTCAAAGCGTCGAGCTAAGCGTGTTGTGGCATTTTATCCGCCAGCGCTGGCAAGCCTTTGGCGCCCACCTTAGCTCCGTTAGCTTTCTTGGAATGTTAGCCATCGGCACAGCAATTTGGTATCCAACATTTTTAATCAGAACCTATGACATGAGTGCCAGTGAGGCAGGTTACTCCTTTGGCTTAGTGATGGGTTTTTGCGGTACAGCGGGCGTACTCTGCGGGGTTGGTTAA
- a CDS encoding TonB-dependent receptor, whose translation MKPGEFIVEDSTDRPFANTPEFTGHLGLQYQFFLESGHDIVLRTDLAYKDDVFYSNDTESVGFDLLHEDAYTTVDAAIIFTTQDEKWQVALRGTNLTDERRLNGGFAVDAFGSVDGSFTAPRRYFLSATYKM comes from the coding sequence ATTAAACCCGGTGAATTTATTGTCGAAGATAGTACTGACCGCCCCTTCGCGAATACGCCTGAGTTTACTGGCCACCTAGGTTTACAATACCAATTTTTCCTGGAAAGTGGGCATGACATTGTCTTGCGCACCGACCTCGCCTATAAGGATGATGTTTTTTACAGCAACGACACTGAGTCGGTAGGCTTTGATCTGCTACACGAAGATGCATACACAACTGTCGATGCAGCAATCATCTTCACGACACAAGATGAAAAATGGCAAGTTGCACTACGTGGCACCAACCTAACCGACGAGAGAAGGCTCAATGGCGGCTTCGCTGTAGATGCATTTGGCTCGGTAGATGGCTCATTTACCGCGCCACGGCGCTACTTCCTTTCAGCCACCTATAAAATGTAG
- a CDS encoding TonB-dependent receptor, which produces MKRLSLASAISHASWLLCATAAAPSYAQEQANTLEEILVTAQKRLESVQDVPISMTVLSGEDMKSAGINDVNSLERVSPNLSFATSSDGGSSTAQAFVRGVGQFDFSITTDPGVAIYIDGVYQARTTGANIQFADIEYISVLRGPQGTLFGKNTIGGAIDIKTKVPTGNTSYSLETKVGSDNYLGFNGYFETPIIEDTLSASLTIMRNSSDGWQERPGRDAGDEDMWGGRAHLYWTPTDEFVSHLAIDGVWQEQNVYPRVLLAFDDTKAIPNLFNTYVAPCCTPNSDIDRSNINGSEDFDNLKTQGLGWTNEWENDNYSIKSITGYRHLNNDTNRQSDNTSTVDYQSTKNHIDQEQYSQELIFSGYALNDRLDWAAGLYYFQEKSSQISNVNVAAGLYDALTVTPLAPIASSVDFELFYDRQQETESAAAYVHTIYEMTDSLKLTVAGRFTYEAKELDVESLKKGSQAPILALGPTDPDVCTDVTAWGVGSQFSCDESWTAFSPLVGLDWQVTQDVMTYVRASRGFRSGVFNGRPTSSSQISVADPEYLTSYELGYKTDLANGRLRINGAIFYNDYEDQQFLVNRASASASSALSLVVDNAGKSSLSGVELEFSYLPIDGFTVNGSVGYINPEYDEFDTLAADPLNPVNLLSKIVLTAPSRIRLSLLAT; this is translated from the coding sequence ATGAAACGTTTAAGTCTAGCTTCAGCCATTTCACATGCATCATGGTTGCTTTGCGCAACTGCTGCAGCACCATCCTATGCACAAGAACAAGCCAACACACTGGAAGAAATTCTCGTTACTGCACAGAAAAGACTAGAATCTGTACAGGACGTACCAATTTCTATGACAGTACTAAGCGGAGAGGACATGAAGTCCGCCGGCATTAATGACGTCAATAGTCTTGAACGCGTTTCACCGAACCTGTCATTCGCAACCAGCTCTGACGGTGGTAGCTCTACTGCGCAAGCCTTTGTTCGAGGTGTTGGTCAATTTGATTTTTCAATTACGACTGATCCGGGCGTGGCAATTTATATTGATGGGGTTTATCAGGCGCGAACTACCGGTGCCAATATACAATTCGCTGATATTGAGTACATCAGTGTATTACGCGGCCCCCAAGGCACACTATTCGGCAAAAACACAATCGGTGGTGCCATCGATATAAAAACAAAAGTCCCTACTGGTAATACCTCCTACTCACTTGAGACTAAAGTTGGTAGTGATAACTATCTGGGGTTCAATGGTTATTTCGAAACGCCAATTATTGAAGACACATTATCTGCTAGCTTGACAATTATGCGCAACAGTTCTGACGGATGGCAAGAGCGTCCTGGTAGAGACGCCGGCGATGAAGATATGTGGGGAGGACGAGCACACTTATATTGGACACCAACTGACGAGTTTGTTTCACACCTCGCTATTGATGGCGTCTGGCAGGAACAAAATGTTTATCCTCGTGTTCTTTTAGCGTTTGACGATACCAAAGCTATTCCTAATTTATTCAACACTTATGTCGCCCCATGCTGTACACCCAATAGCGACATTGATCGTAGTAACATCAACGGCAGTGAAGATTTTGACAATCTGAAAACCCAAGGACTGGGCTGGACTAATGAATGGGAAAATGACAACTATTCAATTAAATCCATTACCGGATATCGTCACTTGAACAATGACACAAACCGACAAAGTGACAACACAAGTACCGTTGATTACCAGTCGACAAAAAACCATATTGACCAAGAGCAGTATAGTCAGGAGCTCATCTTTTCGGGCTACGCACTGAACGATCGACTCGACTGGGCAGCTGGATTGTATTACTTTCAGGAAAAAAGCAGCCAAATCTCCAACGTTAATGTTGCAGCTGGACTTTACGATGCTCTGACTGTTACCCCCCTCGCCCCTATAGCCTCGTCAGTGGACTTTGAACTCTTCTATGACCGCCAGCAAGAAACAGAAAGTGCTGCGGCTTACGTCCACACGATATATGAGATGACTGATAGCCTGAAACTCACAGTGGCTGGTCGCTTCACCTATGAAGCAAAAGAGCTGGATGTGGAATCGCTGAAAAAAGGAAGCCAGGCACCAATTTTAGCGCTTGGACCGACAGATCCAGATGTATGTACCGATGTTACAGCTTGGGGTGTGGGCAGTCAGTTTAGTTGTGACGAATCCTGGACAGCTTTCTCTCCACTCGTGGGCCTCGACTGGCAGGTCACACAAGATGTGATGACTTATGTACGAGCCTCACGCGGTTTTCGAAGCGGGGTGTTTAACGGAAGACCAACTTCCAGCTCACAAATTTCAGTAGCCGACCCTGAATACCTTACTAGCTATGAATTGGGATATAAAACAGACTTAGCCAATGGCCGATTGCGCATCAATGGCGCTATTTTCTATAACGATTACGAAGATCAACAGTTCCTCGTTAATCGCGCGTCTGCATCAGCTTCGAGCGCACTATCACTCGTGGTTGACAACGCGGGTAAGTCAAGCCTATCCGGGGTTGAACTGGAGTTTTCATACCTGCCAATTGACGGTTTTACCGTAAATGGGTCAGTGGGCTACATCAATCCAGAATATGATGAGTTCGACACGCTAGCAGCAGATCCATTAAACCCGGTGAATTTATTGTCGAAGATAGTACTGACCGCCCCTTCGCGAATACGCCTGAGTTTACTGGCCACCTAG
- the dmpG gene encoding 4-hydroxy-2-oxovalerate aldolase produces MNLKGRKVTLHDMCLRDGMHPKQHQITVEEMITVAKAMDDAGMPMIEVTHGDGLGGRSVNYGFPAASDEEYLRAVCGVVKNTKVSALLLPGIGTVDHLKMAADCGIDTIRIASHCTEADVTEQHIGMAAAMGLDTVGFLMMVHMTSPEALLEQLKLMESYGANCVYITDSAGYLLPQQVTEYVALARKELKPETELGFHGHHNLSLGVWNTVAAIEAGANRVDGSVAGLGAGAGNTPLEVLAAVLDRMGVETGVDLFKVMDIAEDIIVPMMDQLVRVDRDALTLGYAGVYSSFLLFAKRAAAKYGLSSREILMELGRRRTVGGQEDMIEDLALDMAKKTTNL; encoded by the coding sequence ATGAATTTAAAAGGTAGAAAAGTCACTCTTCACGATATGTGTTTGCGCGATGGTATGCATCCCAAGCAGCATCAAATAACCGTTGAAGAAATGATCACGGTTGCCAAGGCGATGGACGATGCTGGCATGCCGATGATTGAGGTCACTCATGGTGATGGTTTGGGTGGGCGTTCAGTTAACTACGGTTTTCCCGCAGCCAGTGATGAAGAGTATTTACGCGCCGTCTGTGGTGTGGTTAAAAACACCAAAGTCTCCGCCTTGTTATTGCCGGGCATCGGCACCGTTGACCATTTAAAAATGGCTGCTGATTGTGGCATCGATACCATTCGTATAGCCAGCCACTGTACTGAGGCAGATGTCACCGAACAGCATATCGGTATGGCGGCGGCAATGGGGTTGGATACCGTTGGCTTTTTAATGATGGTGCATATGACTTCCCCAGAAGCATTGTTAGAGCAATTGAAGCTGATGGAATCTTATGGTGCTAACTGTGTGTATATCACCGACTCTGCGGGCTACTTGTTGCCGCAACAAGTAACCGAATATGTGGCACTGGCGCGTAAAGAGCTAAAGCCGGAAACCGAACTGGGTTTTCATGGCCACCACAATTTAAGTCTTGGTGTATGGAATACAGTAGCGGCCATTGAGGCTGGCGCTAATCGTGTTGATGGGTCGGTTGCGGGCTTGGGCGCCGGTGCTGGTAACACACCGCTGGAAGTATTGGCAGCAGTGTTGGACCGTATGGGTGTAGAAACCGGCGTCGACTTATTTAAAGTGATGGATATCGCAGAAGATATTATTGTGCCGATGATGGATCAACTGGTGCGAGTTGACCGTGATGCACTGACGCTGGGTTACGCAGGGGTCTATTCCTCTTTCCTATTATTTGCCAAGCGTGCAGCTGCCAAATACGGTCTGTCCTCACGGGAAATTTTAATGGAGTTGGGTCGTCGCCGCACGGTTGGTGGTCAGGAGGATATGATCGAGGATTTGGCTTTGGATATGGCTAAAAAGACTACCAATCTTTAA
- a CDS encoding acetaldehyde dehydrogenase (acetylating), translating into MSKKIKAAIIGPGNIGTDLLMKAMRSDVIEPVWMVGVIPDSPGLARAKELGLKITADGVDGMIPTMKADGVQICFDATSAYVHAENSRKVNEQGAVMIDLTPAAIGPFCIPPVNLEQAVAAKAMNVNMVTCGGQATIPLVAAVSRVQEVTYGEIVATVSSKSAGPGTRKNIDEFTRTTASGIEKVGGAGEGKAIIIINPAEPPLIMRDTVHCLTATEPDQAAITQSIHDMIKEVQKYVPGYTLKNGPVFDGNRVSIYMEVEGLGDFLPKYAGNLDIMTAAGLRTAEMYAEEILAGRFVPTAA; encoded by the coding sequence ATGAGTAAAAAAATTAAAGCTGCCATCATTGGTCCCGGCAATATCGGTACTGACTTGTTGATGAAGGCGATGCGATCAGATGTGATTGAGCCGGTGTGGATGGTGGGGGTTATCCCTGATTCGCCAGGCTTGGCCAGAGCGAAAGAGCTGGGGTTGAAAATTACTGCCGATGGTGTTGACGGTATGATACCGACCATGAAAGCGGACGGTGTACAAATTTGTTTTGATGCTACATCGGCGTATGTGCACGCGGAAAATTCACGCAAAGTAAACGAGCAAGGGGCGGTGATGATTGATCTGACTCCCGCAGCGATAGGCCCGTTTTGTATTCCGCCAGTGAATTTAGAGCAGGCAGTCGCAGCCAAAGCGATGAATGTAAATATGGTGACCTGTGGTGGTCAGGCGACGATTCCTTTAGTCGCGGCGGTGAGTCGGGTGCAGGAAGTCACTTATGGTGAAATCGTGGCGACGGTTTCCTCCAAATCAGCGGGTCCAGGTACCCGTAAAAATATCGATGAATTTACCCGTACGACTGCCAGCGGTATTGAAAAAGTTGGCGGTGCCGGTGAGGGTAAGGCCATTATCATTATTAATCCTGCTGAGCCCCCGTTGATCATGCGCGATACGGTGCATTGCTTAACGGCGACAGAGCCAGATCAGGCGGCGATCACCCAATCGATTCACGACATGATTAAAGAAGTTCAAAAATACGTGCCTGGCTATACCTTGAAAAACGGCCCGGTGTTTGACGGTAATAGGGTGTCTATCTATATGGAAGTTGAAGGGCTGGGAGATTTCCTGCCGAAGTATGCGGGTAACCTGGACATCATGACCGCCGCCGGTTTACGCACGGCAGAAATGTATGCAGAAGAAATTTTGGCCGGCCGCTTTGTGCCAACAGCAGCTTAG
- a CDS encoding fumarylacetoacetate hydrolase family protein, whose translation MNKAKINQLGDELYQALRSQTTLKPFTEREPDIEIDDSYHISLRMVSRRVSDDGEKIVGKKIGVTSAAVQEMLGVFQPDFGFLTDAMEYPDGAEIPIAGNLIQPRAEAEIGFRLKKDLVGPGVTEQDVLDATESIIPCFEIVDSRIDDWKIKIEDTIADNASCGVYVLGQQTADPRDHDLPNLKITVTKNGQPLSEGLGSAVQGNPLTAVAWLANTLGEYDIPFKAGEVILSGSLVPLEPVVAGDVMQLELHGIGTASVKFV comes from the coding sequence ATGAATAAAGCAAAAATTAATCAGCTGGGCGATGAGCTCTATCAAGCGCTGCGCTCGCAAACTACGTTAAAGCCGTTTACTGAGCGCGAGCCTGATATCGAGATTGATGATTCTTATCATATCTCATTGCGCATGGTCAGCCGCCGGGTCAGCGATGATGGCGAAAAAATTGTCGGTAAAAAAATTGGTGTGACCAGTGCTGCGGTGCAAGAAATGCTCGGTGTTTTTCAACCTGACTTTGGTTTTTTGACTGATGCGATGGAATATCCCGATGGCGCTGAAATCCCCATTGCGGGTAATTTAATTCAACCCCGGGCTGAAGCTGAAATTGGTTTTCGCCTGAAAAAAGATTTAGTGGGTCCCGGCGTTACCGAGCAAGATGTTCTCGACGCTACCGAAAGTATTATCCCTTGTTTTGAAATCGTTGATTCCCGGATCGATGACTGGAAAATAAAAATTGAAGACACAATCGCCGATAACGCTTCCTGCGGTGTTTATGTGCTGGGTCAGCAAACCGCTGATCCGCGCGATCATGATCTACCGAATTTAAAAATCACGGTCACTAAAAATGGTCAGCCTTTAAGTGAAGGTCTGGGCAGTGCGGTACAAGGTAATCCCTTAACTGCGGTGGCTTGGTTGGCTAACACCTTAGGTGAATACGATATTCCCTTTAAGGCCGGTGAAGTTATTTTATCCGGCTCTTTGGTGCCGTTAGAGCCAGTGGTGGCGGGTGACGTCATGCAGTTAGAGTTGCATGGCATTGGCACCGCCAGCGTCAAATTTGTTTAG
- a CDS encoding SDR family NAD(P)-dependent oxidoreductase has product MDDFKDKLAVVTGAASGIGRAIALRCAEEGMNVALADISIDKLSSLANQLRAKGVKVLAQEVDVSSTTSMQNFAKLCRAELGPVDLLFNNAGILRIGQLWEHTHAEWETMLSINVMGVVNGINAFVPEMISSGRHCHIVNTGSVGSLVAAPGMAQYTACKMAVRGITECLAHELAGEEATIDVSLLCPGPVMTSIANDIMGIESTNEEIDSSDHMMADQPGFITPEQCAACVFEAIKARKFWIFSHPFTGYYKEQTDAILSGSNPTYAEVEFD; this is encoded by the coding sequence ATGGACGATTTCAAAGATAAGCTTGCAGTTGTTACCGGCGCAGCAAGCGGCATCGGGAGAGCAATAGCTCTGCGCTGCGCTGAAGAAGGAATGAACGTCGCTCTTGCAGACATCTCCATCGACAAACTATCCTCTCTCGCCAATCAACTCCGCGCGAAAGGGGTTAAGGTACTGGCACAAGAAGTTGACGTTTCAAGTACAACCTCAATGCAGAACTTTGCAAAATTGTGCCGCGCAGAGCTAGGCCCTGTGGACCTTTTATTTAATAATGCCGGCATCCTCCGGATTGGGCAGTTATGGGAACATACCCATGCTGAATGGGAAACTATGCTGTCAATCAATGTGATGGGAGTGGTTAATGGTATTAATGCTTTTGTACCTGAGATGATCAGCTCTGGAAGGCATTGTCACATAGTAAACACAGGATCTGTCGGCTCATTGGTCGCTGCACCAGGCATGGCGCAGTACACTGCATGCAAAATGGCCGTCCGGGGCATTACCGAATGTCTTGCTCACGAACTAGCCGGTGAGGAAGCAACTATAGATGTTTCGTTACTTTGTCCCGGACCAGTAATGACCTCCATAGCCAATGATATTATGGGCATCGAAAGCACCAACGAAGAAATCGACTCCAGCGATCACATGATGGCCGATCAGCCTGGTTTCATTACTCCAGAACAGTGTGCAGCTTGCGTATTTGAGGCAATAAAAGCACGCAAGTTCTGGATATTCAGCCACCCTTTCACTGGATACTACAAAGAACAAACTGATGCAATTTTGAGTGGTTCTAACCCAACATATGCTGAAGTTGAATTCGACTAA
- a CDS encoding amidohydrolase family protein, with amino-acid sequence MERYLIVSTDGHAGLPMEGYRDYLDKKYHRAFDEALPVQKEMTRKFEESLLLTEFNDKWREETANGLAGAWDGAVRNRVIDGDGVAAEVLFPDGITEMNSPPFGAGLSLKPWGVDPDLQWAGARAHNRWMAEFCKEDPVRRIGLAIVLMLYDVDVALAEIKWAHKNGFRGILIPPLMGERDAYNHPKYYPIWEYCQEHGIVIHTHSGPSPDYDMTLPGAIGVFVTEFAWWAARPLWFLVFGGVFELFPRLKFVITEVSEFWIPHVLELMDVRASTKHTTGKLGDFRSNLTMKPSEYFNRNCWVGASALFDEGSTAVRNEIGINNVMWGTDYPHPEGSWPHTHEKMLKYLKGVPERELELMLSGNAVDCYGLDLKPLNTIAERIGPLKSDFVAD; translated from the coding sequence ATGGAACGTTATCTCATAGTATCAACAGATGGTCATGCAGGGTTGCCGATGGAAGGTTACCGGGATTATCTGGACAAAAAATATCACCGGGCATTTGATGAGGCGCTACCTGTTCAGAAGGAAATGACCCGCAAGTTTGAAGAGTCGCTGTTGTTGACTGAGTTCAATGACAAGTGGCGCGAAGAAACTGCTAACGGTTTAGCAGGTGCATGGGATGGAGCTGTGCGAAACCGGGTGATTGATGGCGATGGTGTGGCTGCCGAAGTGCTGTTTCCGGATGGTATTACTGAAATGAATTCACCTCCATTTGGTGCTGGCCTTAGTTTAAAGCCGTGGGGAGTTGACCCGGATTTACAGTGGGCGGGTGCGCGTGCTCACAACCGATGGATGGCAGAATTTTGCAAAGAGGATCCTGTTCGAAGAATTGGGCTGGCTATTGTGCTTATGCTTTACGATGTAGATGTCGCTTTGGCAGAAATAAAGTGGGCGCATAAAAACGGATTTCGCGGCATTCTGATTCCTCCGTTGATGGGTGAGAGAGACGCCTATAATCATCCTAAATATTACCCTATATGGGAATATTGTCAGGAACACGGCATCGTTATTCACACGCATTCTGGTCCATCGCCTGACTATGACATGACCCTTCCCGGCGCGATTGGTGTATTTGTTACCGAGTTTGCTTGGTGGGCAGCCCGTCCCTTGTGGTTTTTGGTCTTTGGTGGTGTGTTCGAGTTATTCCCTAGATTAAAGTTTGTGATTACTGAGGTCAGTGAGTTCTGGATACCGCACGTTTTAGAATTGATGGATGTACGTGCATCAACAAAACATACGACAGGTAAGTTGGGAGACTTTCGCAGTAACCTGACGATGAAGCCGAGTGAATACTTTAATCGAAATTGCTGGGTTGGGGCGTCTGCTTTATTTGATGAGGGTTCAACTGCTGTTCGTAACGAAATCGGTATTAACAATGTTATGTGGGGTACAGATTATCCGCACCCTGAAGGCAGTTGGCCGCATACGCATGAGAAAATGCTGAAATATTTGAAAGGCGTTCCTGAGAGAGAATTAGAACTTATGTTGAGTGGTAACGCTGTTGATTGTTACGGACTTGATTTGAAGCCGCTTAATACAATTGCCGAACGTATTGGTCCCTTAAAATCAGATTTTGTTGCTGACTAA
- a CDS encoding Rieske 2Fe-2S domain-containing protein, translating to MTKRFPMPMPFGWFAIGYSDELAISEIKNIYYFDREMVLFRTEAGKVSLIDPACPHLGAHLGHGGTVQGESIRCPFHHWQFDTEGVISDIPYAQRIPAKWEGKACLKTYSVCEKNNVIWAWYHPEDEAPDHDVIELTEATDPEWSEPRRYMWTIKSCPQEIAENGVDKAHFKFVHNMEAVPEGKTTYDGRVRKSSVSGVSQMVINEAGDEMTVERNVQVVQNGAGQKWTRFSGLIDYLLQVLVTPVNDELVEIRFSYTHPNWPEDSINHMIFDAAVDATNGQTGVEGDIPIWNKKFHHVNPILCDGDGPVMQFRKYFAQFYI from the coding sequence ATGACAAAGAGATTTCCAATGCCGATGCCTTTCGGTTGGTTCGCAATTGGGTATAGTGATGAGTTAGCTATTTCTGAGATTAAAAACATTTATTACTTTGACCGCGAAATGGTGTTGTTTCGCACAGAAGCTGGGAAAGTGAGTTTAATTGATCCTGCTTGTCCGCATTTGGGTGCTCATCTGGGGCATGGTGGAACGGTGCAGGGTGAGTCGATTCGCTGCCCTTTTCATCATTGGCAATTCGACACCGAGGGGGTAATTAGTGATATCCCCTATGCGCAGCGTATACCCGCCAAGTGGGAGGGCAAGGCTTGCCTTAAAACGTACTCTGTCTGCGAGAAGAATAATGTCATCTGGGCTTGGTATCATCCTGAGGATGAGGCACCGGATCATGATGTTATTGAGCTAACTGAGGCCACTGACCCTGAGTGGTCTGAGCCGCGTCGTTATATGTGGACAATTAAATCCTGTCCACAGGAAATAGCGGAAAACGGTGTTGATAAGGCGCATTTTAAATTCGTTCATAATATGGAGGCGGTGCCAGAGGGAAAAACCACTTACGACGGACGGGTACGTAAATCATCAGTGAGTGGCGTTAGTCAAATGGTGATTAATGAAGCGGGTGATGAAATGACGGTAGAGCGAAACGTGCAAGTTGTGCAAAACGGTGCGGGGCAAAAATGGACTCGATTCTCTGGTTTGATTGATTATTTGTTGCAGGTGTTAGTTACGCCAGTGAATGACGAGCTTGTTGAAATTCGGTTTTCTTATACGCATCCTAATTGGCCGGAAGATTCAATTAACCACATGATATTTGATGCGGCGGTGGACGCTACAAACGGCCAGACAGGTGTGGAGGGAGATATTCCTATTTGGAATAAAAAATTCCATCATGTTAACCCAATTCTGTGTGATGGTGATGGTCCCGTGATGCAATTTCGAAAATACTTTGCACAATTCTATATTTAG
- a CDS encoding acyl-CoA dehydrogenase family protein produces MIELGRSGGIYSMGSPRAEELIQKAKELQPVLRERAAQCKADKRVPDETVKDFQKAGFFKILQSEEYGGYSMDPQVFYSVVLELAKACMSSAWIFSVIGVHNWQLNLFDKQASKDVWGSDPATLISSSYAPMGGVTPVEGGFKLTGRWSFSSGCEHCDWVFVGAVVPTEEEPWNMLNYRTFLLPKEDYEIFQNWDVVGLEGTGSHDIVVMDKFVPEHRTHKMLEDMSGEKHASKPLCIDCHLCRYFPEQFALHL; encoded by the coding sequence ATGATTGAATTGGGTAGAAGCGGTGGTATCTACAGTATGGGTTCACCCCGTGCAGAAGAATTAATACAAAAAGCGAAGGAATTACAGCCTGTGTTACGTGAGCGGGCGGCGCAATGTAAGGCGGACAAAAGAGTTCCTGATGAAACTGTTAAAGATTTTCAGAAAGCTGGTTTTTTTAAGATACTGCAGTCTGAAGAGTATGGTGGTTATTCGATGGATCCTCAGGTTTTTTATTCTGTGGTACTCGAGTTAGCTAAGGCGTGTATGTCTTCAGCATGGATTTTTTCAGTCATAGGTGTGCATAACTGGCAACTAAACTTGTTTGATAAGCAGGCTTCTAAGGATGTTTGGGGTAGTGATCCTGCGACATTAATCTCTTCTTCTTACGCCCCTATGGGGGGGGTTACACCTGTTGAAGGAGGTTTCAAGCTGACTGGTCGTTGGAGTTTTTCCAGTGGTTGTGAGCATTGCGATTGGGTCTTCGTTGGCGCAGTAGTACCGACAGAAGAGGAGCCTTGGAATATGTTGAATTATCGCACCTTTCTACTGCCGAAGGAGGATTACGAAATCTTTCAAAACTGGGATGTAGTTGGTCTTGAAGGAACAGGAAGCCATGACATTGTTGTTATGGATAAGTTTGTTCCGGAGCACCGAACGCATAAAATGCTAGAAGATATGAGTGGCGAAAAACATGCATCTAAGCCCCTCTGTATCGATTGCCATTTATGCAGGTATTTTCCAGAGCAGTTTGCACTGCATCTTTAG
- a CDS encoding alpha/beta fold hydrolase — MGLNGVLPEGNYADCANGHRMHYLDVGEGPVVVFLHGSGPGASGHSNFKGNYLWLVEQGYRCLVLDLVGFGFSDKPDDVDHPLSFFVECVKQTLDVIGVKNCAVVGNSLGGAIAIGLALECPKLVEKLILLAPGGMSPTEEYMEMSGMLKMIEVYGSGEPITAEVMKELFSFGLMHDPKYATDELVAERLQIMEIMNFHVMMTMQIPHLVEKLPELACPVLAFWGTNERMMPDSGILGLAKNCENLKMILVSECGHWVQVEHEEMFNRESLEFLS; from the coding sequence ATGGGGTTAAATGGAGTATTACCTGAGGGTAATTATGCAGATTGTGCTAACGGTCACCGTATGCATTATCTTGATGTTGGTGAAGGTCCTGTAGTCGTTTTTCTTCATGGTTCGGGACCTGGTGCCAGTGGCCACAGTAATTTTAAAGGTAACTATCTTTGGCTGGTGGAGCAGGGTTATCGCTGCCTGGTACTTGATCTTGTCGGCTTTGGTTTTTCTGATAAACCAGATGATGTTGATCATCCGCTGTCCTTCTTTGTGGAATGCGTCAAGCAAACGCTGGACGTGATTGGTGTTAAAAACTGTGCGGTAGTGGGGAATTCTTTAGGTGGCGCTATTGCCATAGGTCTTGCTCTGGAATGCCCGAAATTAGTAGAGAAGTTAATTCTGTTAGCGCCTGGTGGCATGAGTCCAACAGAAGAATATATGGAAATGAGCGGCATGCTTAAAATGATCGAGGTATATGGTTCCGGTGAACCTATTACAGCGGAGGTCATGAAGGAGTTATTTTCTTTTGGTTTAATGCACGACCCAAAATATGCCACAGATGAGCTCGTGGCTGAGCGGTTACAGATAATGGAAATCATGAATTTCCACGTAATGATGACCATGCAAATACCTCATTTGGTAGAAAAACTTCCAGAATTAGCTTGCCCGGTTTTAGCATTCTGGGGTACCAATGAAAGAATGATGCCTGATAGTGGAATTTTGGGGCTGGCAAAAAATTGTGAAAATTTAAAAATGATTCTCGTATCGGAATGTGGTCATTGGGTACAGGTGGAGCATGAAGAAATGTTCAATCGTGAATCTCTTGAGTTTTTGTCTTAA